In Marinibacterium anthonyi, the DNA window TGATGGCCACCGCGACCGCCAGTTCGAAGAAGTTCGACGTGCCGATCATGGCGCAGGGCGCGGCGATGCGGTGGGGCACCTTCAGCAGGAAGGCCGCGCCATAGGCCAGCGCGAAGATGCCGTAGCTTTGGATCAGGATCGGCACGGCGATCAGGACGATGACCATGGGTTGCGCCAGGATCGTCCTGCCCTGCAGCCCGAAAAGGATGACCACCGTGGCGATCAGGCCGACCATGGACCAGGGGCCGACACGGTGGGAAAATGCCTCGATGGCCTGCGGCGACCCCAGGCGGCGGCGGGTGATCAGACCGGCGACCAGCGGCAGAACGACATAAAGGATCGTGGACAGGACCAGCGTTTCCCAGGGGACCTGAATATCGGTGACGCCCAGCAGGAAAGCCACGATGGGGGCGAAGGCCACCACCATGATCAGGTCGTTCACCGACACCTGCACCAGCGTATAGGTCGGATCCCCCCGGGTCAGCTGCGACCAGACGAAGACCATGGCGGTACAGGGCGCCGCCCCCAGCAGGATCAGCCCGGCGGTATATTGCGCGGCGTTCTCGGGCGAAATCCAGGGCGCGAAGACATGATCGAAGAACAGCACCGCCAGCAGCGCCATGGTGAAGGGCTTGATCAGCCAGTTGACCACCAGCGTGACCAGCAGCCCCTTGGGCTGGCGCGCCACCCCTGCGACGGCAGCGAAATCGACGCCGACCATCATCGGGTAGACCATCGCCCAGATCAGCACCGCCACCACGAGGTTCACGCTGGCCACCTCGGCCGCGGCGATCAACGACACCAGCCCCGGGGCCACAAGGCCGATCAGGATGCCGCCGGCCATGGCCAGCGCCACCCAGACGGTCAGGTATCGTGCGAAGATGCTCATGGGGTCGGTCCTTGTGGCTGTCTTTCAGGTCTGGCGGGTCGGTGTCTGGCGGGTCGGTGGTACATCGTCAGTGCGACAGGAAGACGTCAGCCCCCGCCCCGGGATGCGGTCAATCCTGCCGCAGGAAGCGGCCCAGCCCCTCTTCGTCCAGCATCTCGACCGTCATGTTCAGGCCATCCGCCCCGGTCGCGAAGTCCACGCGCGAGACCGAGCCTTCGGGCTGGTTTTCCGTCAGCGGGTGGATGATGAAGGTGTCGCCGTCCCAATGCTGCATCGGATAGGCGCGGGCGGCGGGACCCAGGTGCAGGACAAGCCCGGCATCGGTGTTCACGACATTGGCCAGGCCGAAATAGGTGTTGTCATAGGCGCCCACATAGACATCGGCCGCTTGCGCCGGGGTCGGGTCGGCGGGAGGTTCGGCGCCCACCAGGCTGCCCATCGGCGCGCTGAGCGCGGCCATGATCGGGCCATAGGCGGCCAGCCAGTCGCGGGTGTCGAGCCCCAGTTCGGCGCGATCCAAGAAGGTGGCCGACAGGGATTCCGCGGCGCCGGTGGGCAGCGCGTTGGTCAGCACGACGATGCCAAGGTCGAGGTCCGGGATCATGACGTAATTGGTGGACGCCCCCAGGGCGAAGGCGCCGGAATGGCTGATCTCGACCCGGCCCGAGGCGCGCACGCCGACGCCGAAACCGTAGCCGTAGGTGCTGCCGCGCGCATTCATCGCCATCGGCAGCCCGTTGATCGTCTGGGGCGAGATCGCGGGGCGCAGGGCGTCTTCGGGGATCAGCTGCGTGTCGCCCGCCTTGCCGCCCGCCAGCACCATCGCCATCCAGCGCGCCATGTCATTGACCGACGAACTGACACCGCCCGCCGGGCTTTGCGCATCGGGCTGGCGCAGGTCGGCGACGACATACCCGTCCGCCCCCGGCACATGGCCCGAGGCGCGGTTGTCGCGCGCCATGAAGTCGGCATAGCGCGAGCTGGTCGAGGACATGCCGAGCGGGTCATAGATCGCGCGATCCGACAGCGTCGCCCAGTCAGTGCCCGCGGTGGTCGCGACGGCTTCGGCGGCGGCGGTCAGGCCAAAGTTGGTATAGGCGTAATGGTTGCGGAAGGCGGCCTGCGGCAGCTGGCCGAGGCGTTCCAGCACGGCGTGGCGGCCATAGCCCAGGTCTTCGAGATCATCGCCCGCATGGTCCGGCAGGCCGGAGCGGTGCGCATAAAGATCCCCCACCGTCACGTGGGCGCTGACCCAATCGTCGCCCATGTCGAACCACGGCAGGGCGTCGTGCACGGGCGTGTCCCAACCGATCACCCCTGCCCCCACCTGCGCGGCCACCACCGTGGCGCCCACCGATTTCGACAGCGATGCCAGCTGAAAGACCGTATCGGCATCGACCGGGTCGGGCTGGCCCACGGCGCGGATGCCAAAGCCCCTGGCATAGACGGTCTGCCCGTCATGGACCACGGCGACGGCCAGGCCGGGGATGCCGGTGCGATCCAGCATGTCCTGCGCCAGCGTGTCGAGGCTGGCGATGGCGGCGTCGATGCGGTCGTCGGGCACCGGCAGCAGGACGGTCCGGGGCGGCGCAGGCATGGGATCGGGCAGCGCAAAGGCGGGCATCTGCTGGGCCTGGGCCACCGGAGACAGGCCCAGGATCAGGGCAACGGCCGCGCAGGCGCCGGATCGGGGGAA includes these proteins:
- a CDS encoding arsenical-resistance protein, giving the protein MSIFARYLTVWVALAMAGGILIGLVAPGLVSLIAAAEVASVNLVVAVLIWAMVYPMMVGVDFAAVAGVARQPKGLLVTLVVNWLIKPFTMALLAVLFFDHVFAPWISPENAAQYTAGLILLGAAPCTAMVFVWSQLTRGDPTYTLVQVSVNDLIMVVAFAPIVAFLLGVTDIQVPWETLVLSTILYVVLPLVAGLITRRRLGSPQAIEAFSHRVGPWSMVGLIATVVILFGLQGRTILAQPMVIVLIAVPILIQSYGIFALAYGAAFLLKVPHRIAAPCAMIGTSNFFELAVAVAISLFGLTSGAALATVVGVLVEVPVMLSLVAFANRTRARFPEPAI
- the pbpE gene encoding Penicillin-binding protein E, giving the protein MGVIGTATVAPKWLRSNDKGFFMLHFPRSGACAAVALILGLSPVAQAQQMPAFALPDPMPAPPRTVLLPVPDDRIDAAIASLDTLAQDMLDRTGIPGLAVAVVHDGQTVYARGFGIRAVGQPDPVDADTVFQLASLSKSVGATVVAAQVGAGVIGWDTPVHDALPWFDMGDDWVSAHVTVGDLYAHRSGLPDHAGDDLEDLGYGRHAVLERLGQLPQAAFRNHYAYTNFGLTAAAEAVATTAGTDWATLSDRAIYDPLGMSSTSSRYADFMARDNRASGHVPGADGYVVADLRQPDAQSPAGGVSSSVNDMARWMAMVLAGGKAGDTQLIPEDALRPAISPQTINGLPMAMNARGSTYGYGFGVGVRASGRVEISHSGAFALGASTNYVMIPDLDLGIVVLTNALPTGAAESLSATFLDRAELGLDTRDWLAAYGPIMAALSAPMGSLVGAEPPADPTPAQAADVYVGAYDNTYFGLANVVNTDAGLVLHLGPAARAYPMQHWDGDTFIIHPLTENQPEGSVSRVDFATGADGLNMTVEMLDEEGLGRFLRQD